A genomic stretch from Sporocytophaga myxococcoides DSM 11118 includes:
- a CDS encoding aldolase catalytic domain-containing protein: protein MSYPKILDCTLRDGGYYTNWDFDRSLVEKYIKALSKLPVDYVEVGYRSKELNGYFGEYRYLPVSTMQWIKNLAGNNLKIAVMLDEKETEITDIESLIKPIKEYCDMVRIAVAPDRIELAIKLAKEIKALDLEVGFNIMYMSKISLDEKMLEMINSNKEFIDYFYLVDSFGSVIPEEVNEKFTKAFNSIETKLGFHGHNNLELALANSLMAVSSGASIVDATITGMGRGAGNLKTELFLTYIQSKFGVKFSFGELVEILNAFEALQKKYNWGTNLPYMISGANSLPQKDVMSWMSKKRYSISAIVQALSNQSNKELDNYRLPDFTFNELFKDGEHYRRTAIIGGGKSVQENIVQIKKFLTENQDIIVIHSSARNIGSLLNIPNKQIMCLTGNEGTKLDDESLSHDIKLISGYVFPPYPRQMGTYVPEKIKDKSYQLKSIDFKNPFNDAPLAIALQIALQKTGISEVILLGFDGYHETLSQNVELRDETQSIINSFKTYTDIELVSFTPTHYNNIKTKSIYAFL, encoded by the coding sequence ATGAGTTATCCTAAAATATTAGATTGTACATTAAGAGATGGAGGTTATTATACAAATTGGGACTTTGATAGAAGTCTTGTGGAAAAATATATCAAGGCTCTGTCGAAATTGCCAGTAGATTATGTCGAAGTTGGATATAGGTCGAAGGAATTGAATGGCTATTTTGGAGAGTATAGATATCTTCCAGTTTCCACAATGCAATGGATAAAGAATCTTGCCGGGAATAATTTGAAAATTGCTGTAATGCTTGATGAGAAGGAAACAGAAATAACAGATATAGAAAGTCTTATCAAACCAATTAAGGAGTACTGCGACATGGTTAGAATTGCTGTTGCTCCTGATCGTATTGAGTTAGCAATTAAGCTTGCCAAGGAGATAAAAGCGCTTGATTTAGAAGTTGGTTTTAATATAATGTACATGTCCAAAATAAGCCTGGACGAGAAGATGTTGGAAATGATTAATTCTAACAAGGAGTTTATAGATTATTTTTATTTAGTCGATTCGTTTGGAAGCGTAATACCTGAAGAAGTAAATGAAAAGTTTACCAAGGCATTTAATAGCATTGAAACTAAATTAGGATTTCATGGGCATAATAATCTTGAGTTAGCATTAGCAAATAGCCTAATGGCAGTATCAAGCGGTGCATCTATAGTTGATGCTACAATTACAGGAATGGGAAGAGGGGCAGGAAATCTTAAAACAGAATTATTCTTGACATATATTCAATCGAAGTTTGGTGTTAAGTTTAGTTTCGGCGAGCTTGTTGAAATTTTGAATGCATTTGAAGCTCTTCAAAAAAAATATAACTGGGGCACAAATCTACCTTACATGATTTCTGGCGCAAACTCCTTGCCGCAGAAAGATGTAATGAGTTGGATGAGTAAAAAAAGATACTCAATTAGTGCGATAGTTCAAGCTTTAAGCAATCAAAGTAATAAAGAGCTTGATAATTATAGGTTGCCTGATTTTACTTTTAATGAGTTATTCAAAGACGGAGAACACTATCGAAGAACCGCAATAATTGGAGGGGGAAAAAGTGTACAGGAAAATATAGTTCAAATCAAAAAATTTTTGACAGAGAATCAGGATATAATTGTAATACATTCCAGCGCAAGAAATATTGGTTCTTTGCTTAATATTCCTAATAAACAAATTATGTGCCTTACAGGAAATGAAGGTACTAAGCTTGATGATGAGTCGCTTTCACATGATATTAAATTAATTAGCGGTTATGTTTTTCCTCCGTATCCAAGACAAATGGGAACTTATGTGCCGGAAAAGATAAAAGATAAGTCTTATCAATTGAAATCGATAGACTTCAAGAACCCATTTAATGATGCTCCTCTTGCTATTGCGTTACAAATTGCTTTGCAAAAGACTGGAATTTCTGAAGTTATATTGCTGGGATTTGATGGATATCATGAAACTTTGAGTCAAAATGTGGAATTAAGGGACGAAACCCAGTCCATTATAAATAGCTTTAAAACTTATACAGATATTGAGCTAGTATCATTTACTCCTACACACTATAATAACATCAAGACAAAATCAATCTACGCTTTTTTATGA
- a CDS encoding HAD family hydrolase → MIDTNQIKNIILDCDGVIFDSNKLKTQAFEDTLTFHKVDQENVRSFIDYHKAQGGVSRYIKFEYLIKEIMKVPFDPSFYQSLLEKYSEISQEAYLKSSFTDGCNEFLSKVSSLNIRLFVASGSDEAELNTIFKLRNIDHYFNQIFGSPKTKYEILTKFILPGQNKDSFLMIGDAIADMDSSYKAGIKGIAMKQYSENLLGLCDSAEKFGFATINNLSEII, encoded by the coding sequence ATGATTGACACAAATCAAATAAAGAATATAATACTTGATTGTGATGGGGTTATATTTGATTCTAATAAATTGAAAACTCAAGCATTTGAGGATACATTAACTTTTCATAAAGTTGATCAGGAAAATGTTAGGAGTTTTATTGATTATCATAAAGCACAAGGTGGAGTCTCTAGATATATCAAGTTTGAGTATTTGATCAAAGAAATAATGAAGGTACCTTTTGACCCATCATTTTATCAATCACTTCTAGAAAAATATTCTGAAATAAGTCAGGAAGCTTATTTAAAGTCTTCATTTACAGATGGCTGTAATGAATTTTTATCCAAAGTTTCAAGTTTGAATATTAGGCTATTTGTAGCTTCTGGAAGCGATGAAGCAGAGCTCAATACGATATTTAAACTTCGAAATATTGATCATTATTTTAATCAGATATTTGGCTCTCCTAAAACCAAATATGAAATACTTACAAAATTTATACTCCCTGGCCAAAACAAGGATTCTTTTTTAATGATTGGAGATGCGATTGCGGATATGGATTCATCATATAAGGCCGGGATTAAAGGTATTGCAATGAAACAATATTCTGAAAATCTTCTTGGTCTATGCGATTCTGCGGAAAAATTTGGCTTTGCAACTATAAATAACCTGTCTGAGATAATATGA
- a CDS encoding cytidylyltransferase domain-containing protein, with amino-acid sequence MSTTNKVTVFLPCRAGSQRVVKKNIKDFANIKGGLTRIKIEQLLNMKSLETLIVSTDDEEVKEIARSFKDSKVLIDDRPAHLASSSTSTDELINYVPQIINEGIVLWTHVTSPFIDAEDYDLFLSKYFEGLENGYDSLMTVNKIHKFLWNESGSVNYDRTLEKWPRTQTLPPLFEINSGAFIADIDIYLNMKDRIGKNPLMLEIDELKAFDIDWELNFKTAEFYWLNKF; translated from the coding sequence ATGAGTACAACGAATAAAGTGACTGTATTTCTACCATGCAGAGCTGGTAGTCAAAGGGTTGTTAAAAAGAATATTAAAGATTTTGCCAATATCAAAGGAGGCCTCACAAGAATTAAAATTGAGCAACTGCTTAATATGAAAAGTTTGGAGACCCTAATTGTTTCTACAGATGACGAGGAAGTGAAAGAAATAGCAAGGTCCTTTAAAGATTCCAAAGTTCTTATTGATGACCGCCCTGCACACCTAGCTAGCTCTTCTACTAGCACTGATGAACTCATTAATTATGTTCCGCAAATTATTAATGAAGGAATCGTACTGTGGACACATGTAACTTCGCCTTTTATCGATGCTGAAGACTATGATCTGTTTCTTTCCAAGTATTTCGAAGGCCTTGAAAATGGCTATGACTCACTGATGACAGTGAATAAAATTCATAAGTTTCTTTGGAATGAATCTGGCTCTGTCAATTATGACAGAACACTTGAAAAGTGGCCAAGGACCCAGACATTACCTCCATTGTTTGAAATAAATAGTGGTGCATTTATAGCAGATATTGATATTTATCTTAACATGAAAGATCGGATAGGAAAGAACCCATTAATGTTAGAGATAGATGAGTTAAAAGCGTTTGACATAGATTGGGAGTTAAACTTCAAAACTGCGGAATTTTACTGGCTAAATAAATTTTAA
- a CDS encoding 6-hydroxymethylpterin diphosphokinase MptE-like protein has protein sequence MIIKENFNPYKKSFGDIYRALTTGIGRRLIWDLNPESISSSKKFKKLKNKYAGEKAVILFNGPSLLKADFESLKNTYTFGLNKVNLIFEEKNFIPNILVAFDSLLNEQNTSFLSNSPHLLKILAYDSYKDLKKRGEDYIYLYHQEDPSFCYDPSSCVVNRGSTPYITFQIAYYMGFEQIAIVGADHNFPNLPPMAKIKNLDEDKYHFHKDYHKKGDVNQYPDRLKLDILFRDIKLAYEMKGRKIYNATEGGNLEIFERKNLHDFINGI, from the coding sequence ATGATAATAAAAGAAAATTTTAATCCATATAAAAAATCATTTGGAGATATTTATAGGGCTTTAACAACAGGTATCGGAAGGCGACTTATTTGGGATTTAAATCCTGAATCAATTAGCAGTTCCAAAAAGTTTAAAAAATTAAAGAACAAGTATGCAGGGGAGAAAGCAGTCATATTATTTAATGGTCCTTCTTTATTAAAGGCTGACTTCGAATCTCTGAAAAACACCTATACATTTGGTTTAAATAAAGTTAATTTAATTTTTGAAGAGAAAAATTTTATACCTAATATTTTGGTTGCATTTGATAGTCTCTTGAATGAGCAAAATACCTCCTTCCTTTCGAATAGTCCTCACTTGCTTAAAATACTAGCTTATGATTCGTATAAAGACCTAAAAAAGAGGGGAGAGGATTATATATATCTATATCATCAGGAGGATCCGAGTTTTTGCTATGATCCATCCTCTTGTGTCGTCAATAGAGGTTCGACACCATATATTACGTTTCAAATCGCTTACTATATGGGATTTGAACAAATTGCTATAGTAGGAGCTGATCATAATTTCCCTAATCTACCTCCTATGGCGAAAATTAAAAATTTGGATGAGGATAAATATCATTTTCATAAGGATTATCATAAAAAAGGAGATGTAAATCAATATCCTGATCGTCTAAAATTAGATATTCTATTTCGCGATATAAAACTTGCTTATGAAATGAAAGGAAGAAAAATTTATAATGCAACAGAGGGAGGAAACCTTGAAATCTTTGAAAGAAAAAACCTTCATGATTTTATCAATGGAATCTAA
- a CDS encoding acyltransferase family protein — MSGKRLQEFDALRGIACMLVVLFHYAKYQYLDYGLGWKFRYGVTGVDLFFMISGFVIYMTLLKTQTIRDFIYLRVTRLFPTYWLAVTITFLFCIITVSYPERTSILNYLLNMTMVPSWLSAPFLDNSYWTLLVELIFYAIIAFFYFYFKTIKVLHKSITLLIILFVFNLVSIYTEHGQKIIFYFPIIMYWNLFLSGIVFYKMKFEGKSSFIYHLIIILNLAFLFLTHEQGGTAMHHVSRIEHLVCNIIFVILFYLLIYGKLAIITNKVMVFIGTISYSIYLLHQTIGYILIEKFYDIFKNSYISLILTLSIVFIISYLITNYFEKPFMQWSRNRSGEILKMEFLKRLRLYK; from the coding sequence ATGTCTGGAAAAAGATTGCAAGAATTTGATGCGCTTAGAGGAATCGCATGCATGCTTGTTGTTTTGTTTCACTATGCCAAATATCAATATTTAGATTACGGCTTAGGTTGGAAGTTTAGATATGGAGTAACAGGAGTTGATTTATTTTTTATGATAAGTGGCTTTGTTATTTATATGACATTGTTAAAAACACAAACTATAAGAGATTTTATTTATTTAAGAGTTACACGGTTATTTCCTACATATTGGTTGGCAGTAACAATTACTTTTTTATTTTGCATTATTACAGTCAGTTATCCGGAACGAACTTCTATCTTAAATTATCTTCTAAATATGACGATGGTGCCCTCTTGGCTTTCTGCACCATTTCTTGATAACTCTTATTGGACACTCTTAGTAGAGCTTATATTCTATGCTATAATTGCATTTTTTTATTTCTATTTTAAAACGATAAAAGTTCTGCACAAATCAATAACACTTCTGATAATTCTATTTGTTTTTAATTTAGTTAGTATTTATACTGAACATGGGCAAAAGATTATTTTTTATTTTCCCATAATCATGTATTGGAATCTGTTTTTATCCGGAATAGTTTTTTATAAAATGAAATTTGAAGGTAAATCAAGTTTCATTTATCATTTAATAATTATATTAAATCTGGCATTTCTATTTTTGACGCATGAGCAGGGCGGCACAGCAATGCATCATGTGTCTAGAATAGAGCATTTAGTTTGTAATATAATATTTGTGATACTTTTTTACCTTCTTATTTATGGGAAACTAGCTATTATTACGAATAAAGTGATGGTTTTTATTGGCACAATTTCATATAGTATTTACCTATTGCATCAAACAATAGGATACATATTGATTGAGAAATTTTATGACATATTTAAAAATAGCTACATTTCACTAATATTAACACTCTCAATCGTGTTCATAATTTCTTACTTGATAACTAATTATTTCGAAAAACCATTCATGCAATGGTCTCGTAACCGATCCGGAGAAATTTTAAAGATGGAATTCTTGAAAAGGTTACGTCTTTATAAATAG
- a CDS encoding acyltransferase family protein: MKSDLISMEHSEVIRGFSILIIIIHHLCRHAISDPSDLIIFYNLGHIGVGLFLILSGYGLSESYKKKGLNDFFYSKLLKIYTPFLLVNILYVTLNQQLLGQHLSFNDKILYAVGIINFDANFWYMKYLFLLYLSFYVVFRLSIKDNYKLIFLTIISLAFMASPFIPDSGRVNSLTFLFGVLISMKKEFIEVYISKMNMGKLSLTLLSLILISIPLIFLSEYTATMPHIAGKLNFGLALISAAGLFYIIRLPMQERISLLLFYVLAVSYFTTTDLIVTYSWAFALVLICPVVIFLLKNMNLNSHSIVFAFIGSISFELYLFHGAFMYSYDFILHKFPLEYSFFIYLIFIMILSVVFKKSTDGIQRFSYKLSTRVS, translated from the coding sequence ATGAAAAGCGATTTAATTTCAATGGAACATTCAGAAGTTATTCGTGGCTTTTCAATTCTCATTATCATCATACATCACCTATGCAGGCACGCCATATCGGATCCTTCAGACCTGATAATATTTTATAACTTAGGACATATCGGTGTCGGACTATTTTTGATTCTTTCAGGGTATGGATTGTCAGAGTCTTATAAGAAGAAAGGCTTGAATGATTTTTTTTATTCTAAATTACTCAAAATTTATACTCCTTTTCTACTAGTAAATATTTTATATGTAACATTAAACCAGCAACTGTTGGGACAACATTTGAGTTTTAATGATAAAATTCTTTATGCTGTAGGAATAATAAATTTCGATGCAAATTTCTGGTATATGAAGTATCTTTTCTTATTGTATCTAAGTTTTTATGTCGTATTCAGGCTTTCAATTAAGGATAATTACAAACTCATCTTTTTAACTATTATCTCACTTGCATTCATGGCTTCTCCTTTTATTCCAGACAGTGGAAGGGTAAACAGCTTGACTTTTTTGTTTGGGGTCTTAATTTCTATGAAAAAAGAATTTATAGAAGTATATATTTCTAAAATGAATATGGGAAAATTAAGTCTGACACTATTATCTTTAATATTAATATCAATTCCATTAATATTTTTATCTGAATATACTGCAACAATGCCTCATATTGCAGGAAAACTAAATTTTGGATTGGCGCTAATTTCGGCAGCTGGTTTATTCTATATCATTAGACTTCCCATGCAAGAAAGAATATCATTGCTGCTATTTTATGTTTTAGCGGTAAGTTATTTTACTACCACAGATCTTATAGTAACCTATTCATGGGCTTTTGCTTTAGTATTAATTTGTCCAGTAGTAATCTTTCTTCTGAAAAACATGAATTTGAATAGTCACTCTATTGTGTTTGCATTTATAGGTAGTATTTCATTTGAGCTGTATCTTTTTCATGGTGCATTTATGTACAGTTATGACTTTATCCTACATAAGTTTCCACTGGAGTATTCCTTCTTTATTTATTTAATATTTATTATGATTCTTTCAGTAGTATTTAAAAAATCTACAGACGGAATTCAGCGTTTTTCATATAAATTAAGTACTCGTGTTAGTTAG
- a CDS encoding glycosyltransferase family 2 protein, giving the protein MLVSILIPTYKRLNYLKEAVDSCLKQSYPDIEVIVIQDPTPDGLVEEITNWGKEISSATHKVKFYSNKTNKGLAGNWNECLSKANGEYIVIIGDDDRLMPNCIDELMIGIKGDADVSFSNHYLIDEKGEQLAISKENTKRFNRHYLSKGILPNAEKSIWENAIPISAALIKSNLAKEIKFKEQLNTPEIEMFLQINQLKGKFYFNPDYLAEYRVHPESATSSGLRVHLLFDLLKDFPVTKENYKSKWSFLNGLCSVSINLLLKNIERKKAFQLYTSIYYSWRNRMSLKGIAQLGLLLMPAMVIKKILK; this is encoded by the coding sequence GTGTTAGTTAGTATCCTCATTCCAACCTATAAAAGACTTAACTACTTAAAGGAAGCTGTAGACTCATGCCTAAAACAGTCATATCCAGACATAGAAGTTATAGTTATTCAGGACCCCACGCCGGATGGTTTGGTTGAAGAAATTACAAACTGGGGAAAGGAGATTTCCTCTGCAACTCATAAAGTCAAGTTTTATTCTAATAAAACTAACAAAGGATTGGCAGGAAACTGGAACGAGTGCTTGTCAAAGGCAAATGGTGAATATATTGTCATAATTGGAGATGATGACAGATTAATGCCAAACTGTATAGATGAATTAATGATAGGGATTAAGGGAGACGCTGATGTTTCTTTTTCCAATCATTATTTAATAGATGAAAAAGGTGAGCAGTTGGCTATAAGCAAAGAAAACACCAAAAGATTTAATCGACATTATCTTTCAAAAGGCATTCTCCCAAATGCAGAGAAAAGTATCTGGGAAAATGCAATTCCCATTTCTGCTGCTCTAATTAAATCTAATCTTGCTAAAGAAATAAAATTTAAAGAACAGTTGAATACACCAGAAATTGAAATGTTTCTTCAAATAAATCAATTAAAAGGAAAATTTTATTTTAATCCGGATTACCTGGCTGAATATAGAGTACACCCTGAATCTGCAACCAGCTCTGGGTTAAGGGTTCATTTATTATTTGATCTGCTTAAAGACTTTCCTGTCACAAAGGAGAATTATAAATCTAAATGGAGTTTTCTAAATGGTTTGTGCTCTGTTTCTATAAATTTATTATTAAAAAATATAGAAAGGAAAAAGGCTTTTCAGTTATATACGAGTATTTATTATAGTTGGAGAAATAGAATGAGTTTAAAAGGAATTGCTCAATTAGGGTTATTGCTAATGCCTGCAATGGTTATAAAAAAGATTTTGAAATAA
- a CDS encoding acyltransferase: protein MSKLFDKVIFRFRERSTYIANIFRKLKWRFYGMEFGANVSCSTIFVTWPHQVKIGNNCNLEHGIFFKYDGIWEQGPSIILGDNIFVGKDVEFNIKERIEISNSTLIGSNSKFIDHDHGINLGLLIGDQQCPAASISIGQGVWIGANVVILKGVSIGDGAVIAAGAIVNKSVPSNEIWGGVPAHKIGIRK, encoded by the coding sequence ATGAGTAAACTATTTGATAAAGTTATTTTTAGATTTAGAGAAAGATCAACATACATTGCTAATATATTCAGGAAACTTAAGTGGAGATTTTATGGGATGGAATTTGGCGCAAATGTTTCATGCAGTACAATATTTGTAACATGGCCTCACCAAGTGAAAATTGGGAACAATTGCAATCTTGAACATGGAATCTTTTTCAAGTATGATGGAATATGGGAGCAAGGGCCTTCTATTATACTAGGTGATAATATCTTTGTTGGCAAAGATGTGGAATTTAATATTAAAGAAAGAATTGAGATCTCGAATAGCACATTAATTGGTTCAAACTCCAAATTTATTGACCATGACCACGGGATAAACCTAGGATTATTGATTGGAGATCAGCAATGTCCTGCAGCTTCAATTTCAATTGGCCAAGGAGTTTGGATAGGAGCAAACGTTGTAATATTAAAAGGCGTAAGTATAGGGGATGGAGCTGTTATTGCAGCAGGAGCCATAGTTAATAAGTCAGTACCTTCCAATGAAATTTGGGGAGGTGTACCTGCCCACAAAATAGGTATAAGGAAATGA